The Corallococcus exiguus genome has a segment encoding these proteins:
- a CDS encoding D-alanine--D-alanine ligase family protein, which yields MTAITQNLLKLTPTQREHLDVLFLAQYAPDPGAPWPELHPEHGVLPRYNHELFHTLTGLGLRCSPCRSLEDLVHIRSEPNYVFTLLNRAPVRNSEVFTSAFCEWLQVPYLGAPPNIRALAEDKHLTKLMARSLGIPTAPWVTCPAEGKLPPAPDFRGPWIIKPRFGAASVGISEDSIQETEAGLHERLRLFQDLGQACLVEQLVPGLDLTVPVLGGEEPIVLGVAEETSSLPHGIVTHRQKRMLDGGRERRMVQDGPLAERLRMYALRLCAAVRDFDYLRVDFRQHRDTGELFLLEFNIGCNLGSHAAVMFTARNAGFQQADVIEHILRHSLDRQGRMWRSASARTEAGR from the coding sequence ATGACCGCCATCACCCAGAACCTGTTGAAGCTGACGCCCACGCAGCGCGAGCACCTGGACGTGTTGTTCCTCGCGCAGTACGCGCCGGACCCCGGAGCCCCGTGGCCGGAGCTGCACCCGGAGCACGGCGTGCTCCCGCGCTACAACCACGAGCTGTTCCACACGCTGACCGGACTGGGGCTGCGGTGCTCGCCGTGCCGCTCGCTGGAGGACCTGGTCCACATCCGCAGCGAACCCAACTACGTCTTCACGCTCCTCAACCGCGCGCCGGTCCGCAACTCGGAGGTCTTCACGTCGGCGTTCTGCGAATGGTTGCAGGTCCCCTACCTGGGCGCGCCGCCCAACATCCGCGCGCTGGCGGAGGACAAGCACCTCACCAAGCTGATGGCGCGCTCGCTGGGCATCCCGACGGCGCCCTGGGTGACGTGCCCGGCGGAGGGGAAGCTGCCGCCCGCGCCGGACTTCCGGGGGCCGTGGATCATCAAGCCGCGTTTCGGCGCCGCGTCCGTGGGCATCTCCGAGGACAGCATCCAGGAGACGGAGGCCGGGCTGCACGAGCGACTGCGCCTGTTCCAGGACCTGGGCCAGGCCTGCCTCGTGGAGCAACTGGTGCCTGGCCTGGATCTGACGGTGCCGGTGCTGGGTGGCGAGGAGCCCATCGTGCTGGGCGTCGCGGAGGAGACCTCCTCGCTGCCGCACGGCATCGTCACCCACCGGCAGAAGCGGATGCTGGACGGCGGGCGTGAACGCCGCATGGTGCAGGATGGCCCGCTCGCGGAGCGCCTGCGGATGTACGCACTCCGGTTGTGCGCCGCGGTGCGGGACTTCGACTACCTGCGCGTCGACTTCCGCCAGCACCGCGACACCGGCGAGCTGTTCCTCCTGGAGTTCAACATCGGCTGCAACCTGGGCAGCCACGCGGCGGTGATGTTCACCGCGCGCAACGCGGGGTTCCAGCAGGCGGACGTCATCGAGCACATCCTGCGGCACAGCCTGGACCGCCAGGGCCGGATGTGGCGGAGCGCGTCCGCCCGGACGGAGGCGGGGCGATGA
- a CDS encoding MFS transporter: MSSTNDGSLSRSRIWKVSLLPTLLIVATLVAASIQASRLFEQSLRPDLRAKAETLAQTVALQFHRAADLGIPVNRLGAADAYLDDAALGHEEIRYIGFASPDGHLLYASRDLKAKPASFFDKVLKAHAIEEARGLARLDGDLDLVHPVVSRGRVIGQLHLGIDATYAEQRLQEIHTDVLITLFVTALVTVEVLMALMGLLVIRPLRLLRRLLELGGAGDFTRQARVRLHDEATRALASAGRLVRGLNRRHAALDERAAPELATLRERFRFGDPKAPAALEEPGTSDLRLPLFVFLFGSELSRSFWPLFVKRLYQPGPYFSESFMVALPMSLWVTAMVVCTPLAGRLLNTRSSRVAMLVGMVPAGLGLFMTGLASSLTELFFWRVVTAGGYGIVTTTALLHVARTSKQSHGARSMGVFVGASTAASVCGTAIGGILADRIGYAATFGVASALVGLAMALVLLLAPDLGPVRGREEGEPRAMAAYLGILKRGRVLLFILLAAMPARLVLTGFLFYLTPLRLHAMGFTEAAIGRLMMGYFIVTVFATPVVSLMADRHGWHRGMMLVGGGLSGLGVLLFASAGGSWPLLAAVLLVGLGQALAATPLLASIPPLFAEECAGFGLDSLLSVFRMIERVGSLVGPLLAAALLGASGFVRSTHVIGVGMLALTAGLAAYLFLRSLPPTTPTPKAP; this comes from the coding sequence ATGAGCTCCACGAACGACGGAAGTCTGTCCCGGAGCCGCATCTGGAAGGTGAGCCTGCTGCCCACGCTGCTCATCGTGGCGACGCTGGTGGCTGCGTCCATCCAGGCCTCGCGCCTGTTCGAGCAGTCATTGCGGCCGGACCTGCGCGCCAAGGCGGAGACGCTGGCCCAGACCGTGGCGCTCCAGTTCCACCGCGCCGCGGACCTGGGCATCCCGGTGAACCGGCTGGGCGCGGCGGATGCCTACCTGGATGACGCGGCCCTGGGCCACGAGGAGATCCGCTACATCGGCTTCGCCTCGCCGGACGGCCACCTGCTGTACGCGTCCAGGGACCTGAAGGCGAAGCCCGCGTCCTTCTTCGACAAGGTGCTCAAGGCCCACGCGATCGAGGAGGCGCGCGGTCTGGCGCGCCTGGACGGAGACCTGGACCTGGTCCACCCCGTGGTGTCGCGGGGGCGCGTCATCGGCCAGCTGCACCTGGGCATCGACGCGACATACGCCGAGCAGCGGCTCCAGGAGATCCACACCGACGTCCTCATCACCCTGTTCGTGACGGCGCTGGTCACCGTGGAGGTGCTCATGGCGCTGATGGGCCTGCTGGTCATCCGGCCGCTGCGGCTGTTGCGGCGCCTGCTGGAGTTGGGCGGCGCGGGGGACTTCACGAGGCAGGCCCGGGTGCGGCTGCACGACGAGGCCACCCGGGCGCTGGCCTCCGCGGGCAGGCTGGTGCGCGGCCTCAACCGCCGCCACGCGGCGCTGGACGAACGCGCGGCGCCGGAGCTGGCGACGCTGCGCGAGCGCTTCCGCTTCGGAGACCCGAAGGCCCCCGCCGCGCTGGAGGAGCCCGGGACGAGCGACCTGCGGCTGCCGCTGTTCGTCTTCCTCTTCGGCTCGGAGCTGTCGCGTTCGTTCTGGCCGCTCTTCGTCAAGCGGCTGTACCAGCCCGGCCCCTACTTCTCCGAGAGCTTCATGGTGGCGCTGCCCATGTCGCTGTGGGTCACCGCGATGGTGGTGTGCACACCGCTGGCGGGGCGCCTGCTCAACACCCGGAGCAGCCGCGTGGCGATGCTGGTGGGCATGGTGCCCGCCGGCCTGGGTCTGTTCATGACGGGCCTCGCATCCAGCCTCACGGAGCTCTTCTTCTGGCGCGTCGTCACCGCGGGCGGCTACGGCATCGTGACGACCACGGCGCTCTTGCACGTGGCGCGCACGTCGAAGCAGAGCCACGGCGCGCGGAGCATGGGCGTCTTCGTGGGCGCGTCCACGGCCGCCAGCGTCTGTGGCACCGCCATTGGCGGCATCCTCGCGGACCGCATCGGCTACGCGGCGACGTTCGGGGTGGCCTCGGCGCTGGTGGGCCTGGCCATGGCGCTGGTGCTGCTGCTGGCTCCGGACCTGGGGCCTGTCCGGGGGCGGGAGGAGGGCGAGCCCCGCGCGATGGCGGCCTACCTGGGCATCCTCAAGCGCGGGCGCGTGCTGCTCTTCATCTTGCTGGCGGCCATGCCGGCGCGCCTGGTGCTGACGGGCTTCCTCTTCTACCTGACGCCCCTGCGCCTGCATGCGATGGGCTTCACGGAAGCCGCCATCGGCCGGTTGATGATGGGCTACTTCATCGTCACGGTGTTCGCCACGCCGGTGGTGTCGCTGATGGCGGACCGCCATGGCTGGCACCGGGGGATGATGCTCGTGGGCGGTGGGCTCTCCGGGCTGGGAGTGCTGCTGTTCGCGTCAGCCGGTGGCTCGTGGCCGTTGTTGGCCGCGGTGCTGCTGGTGGGCCTGGGACAGGCGTTGGCGGCCACGCCGCTGCTCGCCAGCATCCCGCCGCTCTTCGCCGAGGAGTGCGCCGGGTTCGGCCTGGACTCGCTCCTGTCTGTCTTCCGGATGATCGAGCGGGTGGGCAGCCTCGTCGGCCCGCTGCTCGCCGCCGCGCTGCTGGGCGCCAGCGGCTTCGTGCGCAGCACCCACGTCATCGGCGTCGGGATGCTCGCGCTCACCGCGGGCCTCGCAGCCTACCTCTTCCTGCGTTCCCTTCCACCCACCACTCCCACTCCGAAAGCTCCATGA
- a CDS encoding cache domain-containing protein: MSLFFKLGAATAAILCFSIALVVLLNFAKFETTLGELQQSRLRVLALDAKASTEAAIDLGLALPAVRDAQQILTRVSGMDPDIRGVAILDRRGTVLFQSGLHATTHLPGSARERAAWFEAAAAAHGGTWSHSDREALLVGAPILNPFSQPVGLVLIAYDRKALDARASAFLHTFARQALWPLAIGFSLVCALMWMLLRPLGQRFQAMEQAFRNMDGPAHTPPADEALRAFDARYQEASLALARAERSLEGPA; the protein is encoded by the coding sequence ATGAGTCTGTTCTTCAAGCTGGGGGCCGCGACGGCGGCCATCCTGTGCTTCTCCATCGCGCTGGTCGTCCTGCTCAACTTCGCCAAGTTCGAGACGACGCTCGGGGAACTCCAGCAGTCACGGCTGCGCGTGCTGGCGCTGGACGCGAAGGCCTCCACCGAGGCGGCCATCGACCTGGGGCTGGCCCTGCCCGCCGTCCGCGACGCGCAGCAGATCCTCACCCGCGTGTCCGGCATGGACCCGGACATCCGGGGCGTGGCCATCCTCGACCGCCGGGGCACGGTGCTGTTCCAGAGCGGGCTGCACGCCACCACCCACCTGCCCGGCTCAGCCCGGGAGCGGGCCGCCTGGTTCGAGGCCGCCGCCGCCGCGCACGGCGGCACCTGGAGCCATTCGGACCGCGAGGCCCTGCTGGTGGGCGCGCCCATCCTCAACCCCTTCAGCCAGCCCGTGGGTTTGGTGCTCATCGCCTATGACCGCAAGGCGCTGGATGCGCGCGCGAGCGCCTTTCTCCACACCTTCGCCCGCCAGGCGCTGTGGCCCCTGGCCATCGGCTTCTCGCTCGTCTGCGCCCTGATGTGGATGTTGCTGAGGCCGCTGGGCCAGCGCTTCCAGGCGATGGAGCAGGCCTTCCGGAACATGGACGGTCCGGCGCACACGCCCCCGGCCGACGAGGCGCTGCGTGCCTTCGACGCGCGCTACCAGGAGGCCTCCCTGGCCCTGGCCCGCGCGGAGCGCTCGCTGGAGGGCCCGGCATGA
- a CDS encoding class I fructose-bisphosphate aldolase, with protein sequence MPTRPGLGETARAIIADGMGILAADETVSTITKRLTARAIESTADSRRAYRELLFSTPGITGFIGGVIMQDETIRQHSAAGIPLVKLLADRGIIPGIKVDAGVHPLAGAPGESVTEGLDGLRERLEEYRELGARFAKWRAVFVIRAGLPSAACIHANAHALARYAALCQEQGLVPIVEPEVLMEGAHALEQCEDVTGRVLQAVFNELFAAGASLEGMLLKPNMVTAGHGFARHVPVAEVAEATLRLLTRHVPPAVPGIVFLSGGQDAVLATEHLNAINALEGPKPWALSFSYGRALQDEALEAWRGQSAQVPAAQQAFRHRAWCDSAAALGAYSADMEGEAGFAPSDSTLHTHH encoded by the coding sequence ATGCCGACGAGGCCAGGGCTCGGTGAAACCGCGCGAGCCATCATTGCAGACGGAATGGGCATCCTGGCGGCGGATGAGACGGTCTCCACGATCACGAAGCGCCTGACCGCGCGCGCCATCGAGTCGACCGCGGACAGCCGCCGCGCCTACCGGGAGCTGCTCTTCAGTACGCCCGGCATCACCGGATTCATCGGCGGTGTCATCATGCAGGACGAGACGATCCGTCAGCACAGCGCGGCTGGCATTCCGCTGGTCAAACTGCTGGCGGACCGCGGCATCATCCCCGGCATCAAGGTCGACGCCGGCGTCCACCCCCTGGCCGGCGCGCCCGGAGAGTCCGTCACGGAAGGGCTCGACGGGCTCCGCGAGCGGCTCGAGGAGTACCGCGAGCTGGGCGCGCGCTTCGCCAAGTGGCGCGCGGTCTTCGTCATCCGCGCCGGGCTGCCCTCCGCGGCGTGCATCCACGCGAACGCGCACGCGCTCGCGCGCTACGCCGCCCTCTGCCAGGAGCAGGGCCTGGTGCCCATCGTGGAGCCCGAGGTCCTGATGGAGGGCGCGCACGCGCTCGAACAGTGCGAGGACGTGACGGGGCGCGTGCTGCAGGCGGTCTTCAACGAGCTCTTCGCCGCGGGTGCGTCCCTGGAAGGGATGTTGCTCAAGCCGAACATGGTCACCGCTGGCCACGGCTTCGCGAGGCACGTCCCGGTGGCGGAGGTGGCGGAGGCGACGTTGCGTCTCCTGACGCGCCACGTGCCGCCCGCGGTCCCCGGAATCGTCTTCCTGTCCGGCGGACAGGACGCGGTCCTGGCCACGGAGCACCTCAACGCCATCAACGCGCTGGAAGGCCCGAAGCCCTGGGCGCTGAGCTTCTCCTACGGACGCGCGCTGCAGGACGAGGCGCTCGAAGCCTGGCGGGGCCAGAGCGCGCAGGTGCCCGCCGCCCAGCAGGCGTTCCGTCACCGCGCATGGTGCGACAGCGCGGCGGCCCTGGGCGCGTACAGCGCGGACATGGAGGGCGAAGCGGGTTTCGCCCCATCCGATTCCACACTCCACACCCACCACTGA
- a CDS encoding putative quinol monooxygenase has translation MTLLVQCEFRVKRSDNEPEFIRLVRALASAAASEPGTLRYQWFATQRPGHYSILEEYVDADAAETHNGNVGALLVELFSVAELVSVSLYGELNKYLRDWVTGRDGVSIHVPLKG, from the coding sequence ATGACTCTCCTGGTGCAGTGTGAGTTTCGGGTGAAGCGGTCTGACAATGAGCCGGAGTTCATCCGGCTCGTCCGGGCGTTGGCTTCCGCCGCCGCGAGCGAACCGGGAACATTGCGCTATCAGTGGTTTGCCACGCAGCGGCCGGGGCACTACTCCATCCTCGAGGAGTACGTCGACGCCGATGCGGCTGAAACGCACAACGGAAACGTCGGAGCGCTGCTCGTCGAGCTCTTTTCCGTGGCCGAGCTGGTGTCGGTGTCGCTCTACGGCGAACTCAACAAGTACTTGCGCGACTGGGTCACGGGGCGTGACGGAGTCTCAATCCACGTGCCGTTGAAAGGATGA
- a CDS encoding ABC transporter substrate-binding protein has translation MTARAFLAALFLLSAVSASAAPYRVFMVIHRTGAEADQGFRDYLLSAGLEVEFTVRNIEGDANRLPAVIQEIRARRPDLIYAQSTLVTEGLVGRLGEVDPARHITDVPVVFAMVSDPIASGLVTRLEGSGRNLTGAIHVASLPVQLKAMQSFMPLKRLGVAYNPSEPSQRNMFDKLTQLTAQAGIELVAVHPLGKDGKPDAARLPAMMQALAARRPDLVYLPPVNFFAPHSQLLMDEAIRLGLPTFCAIEVQLEAGGMMGLVAPFYNVGGLAGFKATQILREHRSPAELPVETLSRFSFEVNMPAAHALGLYPPMHILRYARIRER, from the coding sequence ATGACGGCCCGCGCCTTCCTCGCCGCGCTCTTCCTGCTGTCGGCGGTCTCCGCCTCCGCCGCGCCGTACCGCGTCTTCATGGTCATCCACCGCACCGGCGCGGAGGCGGACCAGGGCTTCCGGGACTACCTGCTCAGCGCGGGGCTGGAGGTGGAGTTCACCGTCCGCAACATCGAAGGCGACGCGAACCGGCTGCCTGCGGTCATCCAGGAGATTCGCGCGCGGCGTCCGGACCTCATCTACGCCCAGAGCACGCTGGTGACGGAGGGGCTCGTGGGCCGGCTGGGCGAGGTGGATCCCGCGCGGCACATCACCGACGTCCCGGTGGTCTTCGCCATGGTGTCGGACCCCATCGCCTCGGGGCTGGTGACGCGGCTGGAGGGCTCCGGGCGCAACCTCACCGGCGCCATCCACGTGGCCTCGCTGCCGGTGCAGCTCAAGGCCATGCAGTCGTTCATGCCGCTCAAGCGGCTGGGCGTCGCCTACAACCCGTCCGAGCCATCCCAGCGCAACATGTTCGACAAGCTCACGCAGCTCACCGCGCAGGCGGGCATCGAACTGGTGGCGGTGCATCCGCTCGGCAAGGACGGGAAGCCGGACGCGGCGCGCCTGCCGGCGATGATGCAGGCGCTGGCGGCCCGGAGGCCGGACCTGGTGTACCTGCCTCCGGTGAACTTCTTCGCGCCGCACAGCCAGCTGCTGATGGACGAAGCGATCCGCCTGGGTCTGCCCACCTTCTGCGCCATCGAGGTGCAGCTGGAGGCGGGCGGCATGATGGGCCTGGTGGCGCCCTTCTACAATGTCGGGGGCCTGGCGGGCTTCAAGGCCACGCAGATACTGCGTGAGCACCGCTCACCGGCGGAGCTGCCCGTGGAGACGCTGTCCCGCTTCTCCTTCGAGGTGAACATGCCGGCCGCGCACGCGCTGGGGCTGTACCCGCCCATGCACATCCTCAGGTACGCGCGGATTCGCGAGCGGTAG
- a CDS encoding glycoside hydrolase family 15 protein, which translates to MAEQITQKQKAQEPVIPAQLGVQTNRKIEDHALIGNMRSAALVARDGTIDWLCLPDFDSDACFASLLGTEENGEWALAPRESIQKITRRYRKDTLILETDFTCASGTVRLIDFMPVGQEFPRIVRTVVGVKGTVAMHSKLTPRFAFGRSIPRVESVGGSLRAFAGPDALFLRRTDRDTASPLVSNFEVTAGQRFSWVMSWNYSWLDQVPPNLDAEKAEQETDRYWTQWVSKIVPPPRYRDEVVRSLITIKACSYESTGGIVAAPTTSLPETPGGERNWDYRFTWLRDAVLAHNALNRAGLSDEASSFWKWVMRAIAGDPAQMQIMYGIRGERRLTESELDWLDGYGGAKPVRIGNGAYNQFQLDVLGEVAAVLYAGAKYFGEVGPVAQRALLNVAEHAMKVWQNPDKGIWEMRGPNRHFTASKVAAWAALDRAIKASDETKMAAPMERLLEARETIFEEVCAQGFNRELNSFTQYYGGKQMDASLLYIPLTGFLPATDPRVVSTVECIERELLQDGLVLRFKPDPTGSVDGLSGEEGTFLACSFWLADVYQMMGRFEDARRLFEHLLSLSNDLGLLAEEYMPKLHAQLGNFPQAFSHFSLVTAAYTLTEPRA; encoded by the coding sequence ATGGCGGAACAAATCACGCAGAAACAGAAGGCCCAGGAGCCTGTCATCCCGGCGCAGCTGGGGGTCCAGACGAACCGCAAGATCGAGGACCACGCGCTCATCGGAAACATGCGCTCGGCGGCATTGGTCGCCCGGGACGGGACCATCGACTGGTTGTGCCTGCCAGACTTCGACTCGGACGCCTGCTTCGCGAGCCTGCTCGGGACGGAGGAGAACGGCGAGTGGGCGCTCGCACCGAGGGAGTCCATCCAGAAAATCACCCGCCGCTATCGGAAGGACACCCTGATCCTCGAGACGGATTTCACCTGCGCCTCGGGCACCGTCCGGTTGATCGACTTCATGCCCGTCGGCCAGGAGTTCCCCAGGATCGTCCGGACCGTCGTGGGGGTGAAGGGGACGGTGGCGATGCACTCGAAGCTGACGCCACGCTTCGCCTTCGGCCGCTCCATCCCCAGGGTGGAAAGCGTGGGCGGCTCGCTCCGTGCGTTCGCCGGCCCGGACGCGTTGTTCCTCCGGCGCACGGACAGGGATACCGCGTCCCCGCTGGTCTCGAACTTCGAGGTGACCGCGGGCCAGCGATTCTCCTGGGTGATGAGCTGGAACTACTCGTGGTTGGATCAGGTCCCGCCGAACCTGGATGCGGAGAAGGCCGAACAGGAGACCGACCGCTACTGGACCCAGTGGGTGTCGAAAATCGTCCCGCCGCCGAGGTACCGCGACGAGGTCGTCCGCTCCCTCATCACCATCAAGGCCTGCAGCTACGAGAGCACGGGCGGAATCGTGGCCGCGCCCACCACGTCGCTCCCGGAGACGCCGGGAGGCGAACGCAACTGGGACTACCGCTTCACGTGGCTGCGCGACGCCGTGCTCGCGCACAACGCCCTGAACCGCGCGGGCCTGAGCGATGAGGCGTCCTCGTTCTGGAAGTGGGTGATGCGCGCCATCGCGGGAGACCCCGCCCAGATGCAGATCATGTACGGAATCCGAGGCGAGCGCCGCCTCACGGAGTCCGAACTGGACTGGCTCGACGGTTACGGTGGCGCGAAGCCCGTGCGCATCGGCAACGGGGCCTACAACCAGTTCCAGCTCGACGTGCTCGGCGAGGTGGCCGCGGTGCTCTACGCGGGCGCGAAATACTTCGGCGAGGTCGGCCCCGTCGCGCAGCGCGCGCTGCTCAACGTCGCGGAGCACGCGATGAAGGTCTGGCAGAATCCCGACAAGGGCATCTGGGAGATGCGCGGACCCAATCGCCACTTCACCGCCTCCAAGGTGGCAGCGTGGGCGGCGCTCGACCGGGCCATCAAGGCCTCGGATGAGACGAAGATGGCGGCCCCGATGGAGCGGCTGCTGGAAGCCCGGGAGACCATCTTCGAGGAGGTCTGCGCGCAGGGGTTCAATCGCGAGCTGAACAGCTTCACGCAGTACTACGGCGGCAAGCAAATGGACGCGAGCCTGCTCTACATCCCGCTGACCGGGTTCCTTCCGGCAACGGACCCGCGGGTGGTGAGCACGGTGGAGTGCATCGAGCGCGAACTGCTCCAGGACGGGCTGGTGCTCCGCTTCAAGCCGGACCCCACCGGCTCCGTGGACGGGCTCAGCGGAGAGGAGGGCACCTTCCTCGCGTGCTCGTTCTGGCTCGCCGACGTGTACCAGATGATGGGGCGCTTCGAGGATGCCCGGCGGCTGTTCGAACACCTGCTGTCCTTGAGCAACGACCTGGGCCTGCTCGCCGAGGAGTACATGCCGAAGCTGCATGCTCAGCTGGGCAACTTCCCGCAGGCGTTCAGCCACTTCTCGCTCGTCACCGCGGCCTACACCCTCACCGAGCCCCGCGCCTGA
- a CDS encoding phosphoketolase family protein — MAHPEGTEASEHGSPLSAREHGQGPSAPGREQTRGGGPLTAREVELMNAYWRACNYLAVGMIYLQDNPLLQRPLVPKDVKHRLLGHWGASPALSFTWVHLNRLIVEQNLDVIFVAGPGHGAPGVLGPAYLEGTYSEVYPDKSMDAEGMRKFFKQFSFPGHIGSHVTPETPGSIHEGGELGYSLSHAYGMAFDNPDLIVACVVGDGEAETGPLATAWHSNKFLNPVRDGAVLPILNLNGYKIANPTILSRISPEELEALFVGYGYKPYFVEGSDPAQMHQKMAQTLEQAVEEIRALQKTARLTDTPTRPRWPMIILRSPKGWTGPKELDGHKLEGTWRSHQVPFGDVRGNPAHLKALEDWMRSYRPEELFDAEGRLMPELRSLAPKGARRMSANPHANGGLLRKALRLPDFRDYAVKVGSRGTTLHENTKPLGEFLRDIMRDNPTSFRVFGPDETASNRLQALYEVSGKTWMANLVPEDADGGYLARDGRVMEMLSEHTLLGWLEGYLLTGRHGLFHTYEAFAHVVDSMFNQHAKWLDISKNHVKWRAPVASENILLSSTVWRQDHNGFSHQDPGFIDLVTNKSGSVTRIYLPPDANTLLVVADQCLRSTDCVNVIVADKQKHLQFTSIDEAVAHCAKGFGIWKRASTDEDAEPDVIMACCGDVATQEALAAASILRARAPNLKLRFVNIVDLFKLQSSTDHPHGSTQRELQSLFPPGKPIIFSFHGYASLIHKLAYRFIDHENLHVHGYREKGNINTPFELAILNETSRYHLVIDVIDRVPGLSAKAGHLKEEMKNAILDNLAYAHEHGRDRPEIADWTWPD; from the coding sequence ATGGCACACCCCGAAGGAACGGAAGCGTCGGAGCATGGGTCGCCGTTGTCCGCCAGGGAGCACGGCCAGGGGCCCTCCGCTCCAGGCCGCGAGCAGACCCGAGGCGGGGGACCGCTCACCGCCCGGGAAGTGGAGTTGATGAACGCGTACTGGCGGGCGTGCAACTACCTGGCGGTGGGGATGATCTACCTCCAGGACAACCCGCTGCTGCAGCGGCCCCTGGTGCCGAAGGACGTGAAGCACCGGCTGCTCGGCCACTGGGGCGCGAGCCCGGCGCTCTCGTTCACCTGGGTCCACCTGAACCGGCTCATCGTCGAGCAGAACCTCGACGTCATCTTCGTGGCCGGGCCGGGCCACGGCGCCCCGGGCGTGCTCGGGCCGGCGTACCTGGAGGGCACCTACTCGGAGGTCTATCCGGACAAGAGCATGGACGCGGAGGGGATGCGGAAGTTCTTCAAGCAGTTCTCCTTCCCCGGGCACATCGGCAGCCACGTCACCCCGGAGACGCCAGGCTCCATCCACGAAGGCGGCGAGCTGGGCTACAGCCTCTCCCACGCGTACGGCATGGCCTTCGACAACCCGGACCTCATCGTCGCCTGCGTCGTGGGTGACGGCGAGGCCGAGACAGGGCCGCTCGCGACGGCCTGGCACTCGAACAAGTTCCTCAACCCCGTGCGGGACGGCGCCGTGCTGCCCATCCTGAACCTCAACGGGTACAAGATCGCCAACCCGACCATCCTCTCCCGCATCAGCCCGGAGGAGCTGGAGGCGCTGTTCGTCGGTTACGGCTACAAGCCCTACTTCGTCGAGGGCAGCGACCCGGCCCAGATGCACCAGAAGATGGCGCAGACGCTGGAGCAGGCCGTCGAGGAGATCCGCGCCCTGCAGAAGACGGCACGGCTGACGGACACCCCGACGCGTCCGCGCTGGCCCATGATCATCCTGCGCTCGCCCAAGGGCTGGACCGGCCCGAAGGAACTGGACGGACACAAGCTGGAGGGGACCTGGCGCTCACACCAGGTCCCCTTCGGCGACGTGCGAGGCAACCCGGCGCACTTGAAGGCGCTCGAGGACTGGATGCGCAGCTACCGGCCCGAGGAGCTGTTCGACGCGGAGGGACGGCTGATGCCGGAGCTCCGGTCGCTCGCGCCCAAGGGGGCCCGGCGGATGAGCGCGAACCCCCACGCCAACGGCGGCCTGCTCCGCAAGGCACTCAGGCTGCCTGACTTCCGCGACTACGCAGTCAAGGTCGGCTCGCGCGGCACCACGCTGCATGAGAACACGAAGCCGCTCGGTGAGTTCCTGCGCGACATCATGCGCGACAACCCGACGAGCTTCCGAGTCTTCGGTCCGGACGAGACCGCCTCCAACCGGCTCCAGGCCCTCTACGAGGTGAGCGGGAAGACGTGGATGGCCAACCTGGTGCCGGAGGATGCCGACGGGGGCTACCTCGCGCGGGACGGCCGCGTCATGGAGATGCTGTCGGAGCACACGCTGCTGGGCTGGCTGGAGGGGTACCTGCTCACGGGGCGCCACGGCCTCTTCCACACCTACGAGGCGTTCGCGCACGTCGTGGACTCCATGTTCAACCAGCACGCCAAGTGGTTGGACATCAGCAAGAACCACGTGAAATGGCGGGCGCCTGTTGCCTCGGAGAACATCCTGTTGTCTTCGACGGTGTGGCGTCAGGACCACAACGGGTTCTCACATCAGGACCCGGGCTTCATCGACCTGGTGACGAACAAGTCCGGTTCGGTCACGCGCATCTACCTGCCGCCGGATGCCAACACGCTGCTGGTGGTGGCGGACCAGTGCCTGCGCAGCACGGACTGCGTCAACGTCATCGTCGCGGACAAGCAGAAGCACCTGCAGTTCACCAGCATCGACGAGGCCGTCGCCCACTGCGCCAAGGGGTTCGGCATCTGGAAGCGGGCCAGCACGGACGAGGACGCGGAGCCGGATGTCATCATGGCCTGCTGCGGTGACGTCGCGACGCAGGAGGCCCTGGCCGCCGCCTCCATCCTGCGCGCGCGCGCACCGAACCTGAAGCTGCGCTTCGTCAACATCGTCGACCTGTTCAAGCTCCAGTCGTCGACGGATCACCCGCACGGGTCCACGCAACGCGAGCTCCAGAGCCTGTTTCCGCCGGGCAAGCCCATCATCTTCAGCTTCCACGGCTATGCGTCACTCATCCACAAGCTGGCCTATCGCTTCATCGACCACGAAAACCTGCACGTGCATGGCTATCGGGAGAAGGGCAACATCAACACGCCCTTCGAGCTGGCGATCCTCAACGAGACGTCCCGCTACCACCTGGTCATCGACGTCATCGACCGCGTGCCAGGGCTGAGCGCCAAGGCGGGGCACCTGAAGGAGGAGATGAAGAACGCCATCCTCGACAACCTGGCCTACGCGCACGAGCACGGCCGGGACCGGCCTGAGATCGCGGACTGGACCTGGCCGGACTGA